The proteins below come from a single Gammaproteobacteria bacterium genomic window:
- a CDS encoding addiction module toxin RelE: protein MVQKDDHLLELSRYIVLNPVRARMVRTARDWPWSNYRVTVGMTVVPNWLEIDWILAAFAERKQQAQTAYRRFVADGKNRPFPWQELKNQIYLDSDAFVDTMQRKIDADRRLSEIPKTQRRPVSRPLTWYFDKHRDRDTAIFEALNSGGYNMREISEHGGLPYSRIGRIVNLPEKARDKT, encoded by the coding sequence TTGGTACAAAAAGACGATCATCTGTTGGAGTTATCTCGCTACATCGTTCTCAATCCCGTTCGCGCCCGCATGGTACGCACGGCACGGGATTGGCCCTGGAGCAACTATCGGGTTACGGTAGGAATGACCGTGGTGCCCAATTGGCTGGAGATCGACTGGATACTGGCCGCGTTCGCCGAACGCAAGCAACAGGCACAGACCGCGTACCGACGGTTTGTCGCCGACGGAAAGAATCGGCCTTTCCCCTGGCAAGAACTCAAGAATCAAATCTATCTGGATTCAGATGCATTTGTGGATACGATGCAGCGCAAAATAGACGCAGACCGACGCTTGAGTGAAATCCCCAAGACGCAACGACGGCCCGTGTCCCGGCCGTTGACTTGGTATTTCGACAAACACCGAGATCGCGATACTGCGATTTTCGAAGCCTTGAATAGTGGAGGCTACAATATGCGAGAGATTAGCGAGCATGGTGGATTACCTTATTCCAGGATCGGCAGAATTGTGAATCTACCTGAAAAGGCACGAGACAAGACCTGA